Genomic window (Ostrea edulis chromosome 9, xbOstEdul1.1, whole genome shotgun sequence):
ACACCGAATCCTGTCACATCCATCCAGAATTCTCTTATGACATGGTGTATCAGGAATGCAAGCTTCCGGTCTGCTTTAGATGTATGAAAGAAAATCATAAAGATCACACATTTAGAAACATTGAGGGCATATTGAAAGACACCGAGAAACCCTGCAGAGACAAGATTCAAAACGCGAAGAAGAATATACTCCCAAAGTTGCGTGACCGCTTAAAGAAATTATCTGACCAGAGAACAAAGTCCAAGGAGAAAAGAACCGACATAAAGAGACGACTGCGAGAAGATGCAAAACAGATTAAGGATTTAGTAGACACCATTCTCCAGGAGAAACTCGGAGATCTTGATATCAGCGACAAATCCCTGGATGAGGAATTCGAAAATCAAACAGCCATTATATCTCGTTTTATATCCAACTATGAAGATTTCATCGACGGGTTTGAAGATGAAGAAAAACGACCGTACGAGAAGCTAGCGCTGCGAAATGAAATACTCCAGTCTGAAGTTACAGAGCCTGAATTACCAAGCCTAGAAAATCCTCAGTACCAACCAGAAATCATCAACAAGGACGGGGTCATGAAGCTGTTTGGAAAATTAAGTTTGCCAAAGAGACCTACATATgaaaaaccaaaacaacaaatttcaaaaacattaagcatatcaaaaaatatttctattggTTCTCCTGTAAAATGTCTGGAATTCAATGTGCCCTCTACAGGTTTAAATCAGATTTCCTATTTATCTGTAGACAAAGTTTGGGTTGGAGATAACAAAGGCCAGATCTTGCTCATGGAGAGGACTGGAAATAAACTGGACGAGATTAAAACAGATTCGTCCTCTATGTGGGGTTATCACGCTGTAACTTACGATGGTGATCTGCTGTATATCGACAAATCAAACAACAGCATCAAGAAATACACATCAGACAGGAAGACCACAACTGTAGTCATAAACACGGGAAACTGGTCGCCTCTCTGTGTGTACTCCTCCCACAGGACCGGCGACATACTGGTGGGGATGACGTTTGGTGCCGGGAGAGTGGTCCGATACAACAAGGAGGGTCGTGAGCTGTGGCAGGGTCAGTACGACGCCCAGGGTCAGCCTCTTTATAGATTTCCTAGATATATAACAGAAAACGTGAACGGCGACATCTGCACGTCAGACGGTATCCTCAATAAAAgcgtggtggtggtggtggacaGGGACGGAAATCACCGGTTCTCCTACAGAGGGCGTCAGGACGGATCAGAATTCAATCTTAGGGGAATCTGTACCGACGTCCAGGGGCGGATCCTAGTGGTAGTCAATGGTGACAGCGTCCACGTGATTGATCAGAACGGAGAGTTTATCACCGTCCTACTGACCAGTGATCACGGAATATCTTGTAATTACGAACTGTGTACAGACAGTGACAATAATATCTGGCTTTGTGGAAACAGTACAGTCAAAATGTACAAGTACTTGAATTAGTTGTGAAGTCAGTGTCAGCTACTGTCCCTGTTTGTTGAGGGAACCACTTTACACAATTCCAAATTgtaaaacaaacacacagaaaaaacattttttgtcaCTTGATTTGttggaaaattttaaaactaatGCTTAGTACAATGTAAGTAGTTGTGATAGAATAGTGACTTTTCTAGaaacaataaattcattatttgtttaaaacattcaaCGTTTTCACTTTGAAGGATTTTGATTATCAGAGTACACTAAACTACGTAATTTTATTAGATGTACGCTTCGTTGCGAAAAAATCTTATCCTAACAATAAGAATACTTACAATAGAATGTAAAGGCTACAAATCCTTAGACacacttttaaaatgtaaacaacactctgaataaaataaatttcgTATCTTAatgtcatttttgttttgtttaaaatcttgtttttttattttgacaagACCACGAAATTAAATTATCGTTGAGGTACCGTTTTCAATCAAAAAGAAAGTACTGATATTTGACACGGGGAAAAATCTATATTACTTTACCTGCAAGTtcccaatatagaaattataaaGTCACCCCGAATGAAAAGAATGAAGGAAGTAAAGTCATAATAATTATTACACAGTTCAGAGCATTGGATTCAGCATACCAGTATCATGTAGTTGTGTACGCACCGGAACTTATAGAAAGGATTTGTTAATGTGCAGATACATACTATAATGAGTTGCGGTCatccagccaagtgctgatcacgctcacCGTTGCTTagcttgcgtgatcaagagaaacCGCATttctagaaaagctagctcacaagcgaggcagtataagttccctcaaTACTGACCGCTACTCCCCCCAACCCACCTGCTTCGGAAGCTTTGTTCCGAAGCTTAGCGTGAGATTTATCTAAATGTTTGGCACCTGTTCATTAACGGCATTTACCGTTCCCGACGACAGCCACCGCTGTTCGCGGACGAATCCACATCCGTACTCTACCTGGAGCAGGCCTCCTGCCAAACACCAGGGTCACTACGCTGCCACCATTTTGTAACCTGTAGCGGCAGTTTAAGTTCCCCTTTATACTGACAGCTACAGTACAGTCACACTGAATAGATACTCATTCTCTGTACAACTAAACAAAGTATCACCACAAAGTAGTATATGCGTATAACAAATTTGAAGAGTTTTTTTCCAATTCTAAAAATGCTGTTAAATAGCTCACCGGTCTGTACTTAGTACAGAAGCACAAAGTAAACCTCCTAAATTTTGTCACATGTACATAAAGCATTATCAACAAAATCAACGAAATCGTAACAAATACTTCAATGCAGTAAAGTagaatatatttatcaattgtTGATTTAACTCTATAGATTTTATGaatattatttattgaaaagaataaaaaaaaaaagaaaatatattctatcaatatacattgtaacatGTACAGTTTCAGAAACTTTTTTGCCCTACCCTCAGTCGGTAatgagataatcacgaaaatgcaaaaattgggtggagtcatttaaaaatcttcttctcaagaactactgtgccagtaaagttgaaatttacatgaaagcttcctgacatagtacagattcaagtttattaacatcatgccccccccccccccgggtgggggggggggggtggagtcacaatagggaatcggattttacatgcgaatgtatagggacattgtttaaaagtcttcttaagaaccactaggccagaaaagttttacatgaagcttcctgacatagagtagattcaagtttgttcaaatcatggtctccgatggggccacaataggggatcaaaagtaaaaaaaaaaaatgcaatatttatttCCCAGTCCTACTCTAAAACCAACAACTTTTTTTCCTAAACTAAAGAGAaaatgatcaaagttttatatgctgatattaTATACCGGgggggtatatacatgtaggaaaaatctgttaaaaatatctcttgaactatttaagctagggctattatattttgtatatacattcctTACGGAGAGACCTTTCATGCGATCCATTGGTGTGTgttctcgtggggatccgggttagaataggtcctcagaaccccctgcttgtcgtaagaggcgactaaatggggtggtccttcggatgaggccgCAAAAACCGTGGTCCCGCGCCGCACGATATATCCCCctcctgttcaaaggccgtaagcaccgatcataggcctaaattttgcagcccttcaccggcaatggtgacgtctccatatgggtgaaagaTTCTCGTGAggtacgttaaacaacatacgatcaatcaatccaatggtgtgtgatcttttgaccttgaagtatgacctacttttaaagaCAATGTGATCTATTCAATATCGTAAATCtttcatatattgtatataaatttcttatatcaAGACCTTTCACATGATATCAtgtcctttgaccttgtgactttgaactctgaatttgacctacttttcagaaaacataacctataaAGCATATCCAGAATTATTTTAAggagggctttcatattttgtatatatttttttatggcaagaccatgtgacacaatggtgtttgatcttttgaccttggtcTTTGACCAACTTAAAAAAATCCTGACCTATTCAAAATCTCCAGAACTATTTAAAGTAGGACTTTCATCttttgtattaatatatatactttatggcaagactttgttatactttggtgtttGAGCTTGTGATTTGAACTATAACAGGGCCAAGCTGAGCGATatggcccgtgggcctcttgtttgttattACAAGTAATGATCATGTTACTCACTGTTTTATCTTGATATTGTAGACGCATGTATTGATAATATATCTGCAGTATCTTAAAAGACTGTATTGCCTTTTGCTGAAGTTAAAGATACAATAGgtaattgtaataataaaaatgttgttaTTCGTAATCAAGGTAAGGGGGTAAACCCTGGTTTGATGATACGTGTAAGAACGTTTTGAAATAGTATAAACGTATTTacaatagccgtgtttcgagttcctcCGGAACACCCGGGAATTTTCGTATTTAGCCACACCGGTCACGTGATTTGAACAAAACGTTCAACAGGGGTACTtccggttaattttgtttacactggtaacaaaatttgtctttgacaaaatatagattttgcgGCACAAATTGTCGCAAATCAGATAAAGGATAGCAAGAGTTATATATTTACTTGGGAAGATGTCAAAGTTTACCTTTTCCCAAACCCGGGAAAAGCGTTTACGCAGAGAAAACGATGGCGTCATTTGTGTAGAAAACCACGAGCAGCCGAAATTCAGTGCGATTATTACATTCCGTGAAAGCTGAACCAACAAAGAAACATAATTGTTCTAGCCAGTTTGCTTATATCAACTTTTAGGTAAACCAAGAGGTTTGTACTGACTCtttaaaatataatatagaCTGTGCAACATCTTGTCAATCTTAAGAATAGGTATACCTGTGTATAAATTCACctgctgtatatatatatatatatatatatatatatatataaaagcactgaaaaggccacgacactggtttttgtgcttttatatatatatatatatatatatatatatatatatatatataaccctCATTCACATCTGAGcagtgtatatattttacaacGGTGTTCATGCAACATTAAATAGATGATAAAGCATTATAAATTAATAGATTTTCAATTATGAACTCATGGTTCAggctcataaaaattatgaagcaATTTCACAAGGGAGTGAGAAGGGGGGGGGATATATAATATCTGCCAATTAAATAAAATACGAAAACACCAGATAATCTATCCCTACGGATCTATACTAGAATTTGCCTAATCATTTATCCAAGCTCCATACCGATGGTTCATTcactgcaaaattttgaattatatcaaagaacttttatttatctttgctccaacttttaataccaatcaagcacaggcaattgcatcgcttggggtcgaatttactattaaagattactctttaatagtaaattcgaacacaaGTGATGCTTATTGCCTGTGCAATCAAGGTACTTTGCATGTACATCAGAAATGTACATTTCCACTCAAACGACTTGTATACAAGAATGGAACCAGCTGAACATGGGCCAGGTTATATATGTAGTGAAAGGGAGCTAAAAAGGAGTAAAAAGTTAATTTCAGCCAGGTGAGAATTAATttcgtttttgtgtgttatacatatctaattcttttcttttgctgcttcaaatcttgtgtatatgaaaattttcagtctaaTATTTTGGGAATGTTATAGGTAGTGTGGCTGAAATAAACCAGTGTTCAGGAATGTCCAGTAATGGCATGACCTCATGAGAGTTTGGTATACAGACATTCACatgattaatgatgaaactGAAGACCTCAAGTGAAAGGCATGGGAAATTATCCAGTCCCATATACCAGAAAAAGAGGAGGGATGCcacaatattgataatagatttttgtcaatttgagaagcaaagatgtttttaaaaaatgcagaaattataatttatgtatttgttaaaaCTACTGTTCactgcacatacatgtatattttttttaacttatctAGAAATATATGAAGTAATTCATATTTAAACTGTGAATGTATGAGTTTTCATGACTTTTATCAATAAAGCTTTCCatatttattgtacatatatctaatTTCCCTTATACATTCATTGTAGTCATATTGGAGCTTGCTTGCATTCAGAGGTCTGACATCAGTctaaaaaatatgcatatttcatcACAAGAGTCATTTGAGCACTTTAAAacatgtatcatgtataaaCCTAGTTAAACAACTTCAAAATCTACCCAACATGTTTTAAACGAACACAAAAGGTTCTtcctaatttctttttttttcttgtttcaatTTAGTTCATAAATATTAAAGGAAATTAacctttttcaaacttttgatgAATATGATGAATTTCCTCTGTATTGCTATATCTATTAggcccagcacaatctctatatttagctatatagttttataaagctatttcaaatagctTCATTAAGCTAGTTTCGATTACATTTCTTAAGTGCAATGGcacataacaatatacatgtactttgaactaACCACAACACTATTCTAGTTATATATCATATGCCATTTTAAGAATTTGcatgaaaagagaatttcttttgtattgataactgtcCACTACCTTGTGTGCCGAAGCTTAGATAAGtatatgatgactttacaatgtggaaTCTGATTGCCTATATATCATTCTATTGATCCTCAACGGTGAAGATTGGTTAAATGATGCTTAACAACTTAATGATCCTAAACATTTGAccattttgaatcaaaattcttcctaaggtacatgtacaaagtttaataaatagtttttgtttacagtgtgttgtttcaagtacaaggatgaaataattttacttagaaattcaattcttatgctttagaaatatatttaatagaaggtttgaaatagttatatcaaGCTATTTCAATTAGCTTTAAAGAGCTATATAGCTTGACTAAGCATATATACATGGCTAATTAtactagagattgtgctggaccaGTCTATGAGCACATAATTGAAATGATGTTGCTGAAAGGAATAATATTATCTTAATCatgatcagatatatattttgttcagtgatataaatatgagtagtaatcacaaatacctactggattgtgaaaagtcaataaaatgaatacaacAATAAATAGTCATGCTAAAAATTCTTCCAATTACATGAGTATATCATTAGAAATCAAACTCTAAAGACTTAATTGTGACACAAGTATtagttgataaataattattttcaaattagacaGCATATTGACTATACCCAAGTAGATAATTTTATCCTCACTCACATATGGTTATGCCATTGCACTTAGAAACCCAGTCTAATTCAATCTAAActagctttaaataataaagctaCTTCAAATACCTATAATGTTATAGCTAATATATTACTCT
Coding sequences:
- the LOC130050425 gene encoding uncharacterized protein LOC130050425, which produces MSRRDIKFAQHYVECTQCEANAEYYCNTCTDNLCQVCRDRHTKSKATRSHVIVPYQERPTTSPNTESCHIHPEFSYDMVYQECKLPVCFRCMKENHKDHTFRNIEGILKDTEKPCRDKIQNAKKNILPKLRDRLKKLSDQRTKSKEKRTDIKRRLREDAKQIKDLVDTILQEKLGDLDISDKSLDEEFENQTAIISRFISNYEDFIDGFEDEEKRPYEKLALRNEILQSEVTEPELPSLENPQYQPEIINKDGVMKLFGKLSLPKRPTYEKPKQQISKTLSISKNISIGSPVKCLEFNVPSTGLNQISYLSVDKVWVGDNKGQILLMERTGNKLDEIKTDSSSMWGYHAVTYDGDLLYIDKSNNSIKKYTSDRKTTTVVINTGNWSPLCVYSSHRTGDILVGMTFGAGRVVRYNKEGRELWQGQYDAQGQPLYRFPRYITENVNGDICTSDGILNKSVVVVVDRDGNHRFSYRGRQDGSEFNLRGICTDVQGRILVVVNGDSVHVIDQNGEFITVLLTSDHGISCNYELCTDSDNNIWLCGNSTVKMYKYLN